The stretch of DNA TCTACAAAGATAGACCCGATTTCCTGATTCTTTCCCATTCTATTGACACCAAATATGATACAGTAGGTCGTTTGGCTTGGTATGCCAATAAGTTTCATATTAACTCGAATACTTGGCATTTGTTGACAGGCAATAAGGAAGATATTTACAAAATGTCTTATCAATATTATATAACAGCTTTGGAAGCCGAGGATGCACCAGGTGGCTTTGATCATAGCGGAGCAGTTGCTTTATTGGATCGAAAACGCCGAATAAGAGGAATGTACGATGGAACAGATCCCGACCGAATGGATGAACTGATTCGAGACATTCAGTTGTTGATGGATAAGGAGTAGCTGCATTGGTTTATTAGAATGTATTAAGGCAAATTGTGTAACACTTAATTTTTAAGAAGTGCAAAAAAATATAATTTATTTATCTGCTTTTTTTTTATTGCTGGGAATTTCCTGTAGCAACCCTGCAGAAAAAACCTATAACGAAGGTGCTATTTTATACCAAAAACACTGCGAAAACTGCCACATGGAAGATGGCAGCGGCCTAGAGGCTTTGTATCCTCCTTTGGCGGGTGCAGATATGCTAGAGAATATGGGGGTAGGAGCTGCCTGTATTATAAAAAATGGTCTAAAAGGTAAGATTATTGTCAATGGAGTAGAATTTGAAACGGGGATGGAGCCAATCAAGGGATTATCGAATGTAGAAATCACCAATATTGTTAATTATATACACAATGCTTGGGGAAATAAACGGGCATTTATACAGCTGAATGAGGTGGAAAAAACATTGGAAACCTGTGCATTATAATGATAATTATAAAAATATTATTATTTTATGATCTATAGGTTGTTACTATTAAAACACTTTTTGTATATTAGGCTTACCCAAATTAATTTTGATTCTTTTTTATGTTCCTAATTAAAGAATCAGCATCTTTAAGACTAATATCTTCTGTTGAATCTCCCCTCAATTGGCAGTAGTTAATTAATAGTATTCCCAAATGAAATCATTGAACGACATTCGTCGGCAAATCACCCCCGCTTTGCACAGCGTTGAGCAATTTAGGACAGATCAGTTAGAAACTATTAGAAGGGAGAAACAGTGGTTTGTTTTACCAATCATCATATTTTGTGCTGCTCTTTGGGCAACTTTTCTGGGCTATATATTACTAGTCGTTATGTTGGTTGTAAGTGGTTTTTTGGTTTTTGTTTGGATCGGAATTTTCAAAATAGAGCCACAGCGTTTAACCTATGTGAACCATTTTAAAATGGAAGCATTTTCGGCTTTTGTTAAAATGCTGTATCCCAATACCTATTATGCCCCCTCCAATTATTTGCCAAGTGTTTTATTTTCTAAATCAAAACTGTTTGGTTCATACACTAGTTATAGTGGAAAAGATTATTTTGAAGGACAAACAGACAATGCCTGCTCTTTTAAATTTTCAGAACTCGATGTTACTAAT from Aureispira anguillae encodes:
- a CDS encoding c-type cytochrome — translated: MQKNIIYLSAFFLLLGISCSNPAEKTYNEGAILYQKHCENCHMEDGSGLEALYPPLAGADMLENMGVGAACIIKNGLKGKIIVNGVEFETGMEPIKGLSNVEITNIVNYIHNAWGNKRAFIQLNEVEKTLETCAL
- a CDS encoding SCO family protein, with amino-acid sequence MKYIVLVLALAFIYGACAPSSENASGLPVIGFKTLVEKEVNGKKVVDSVDHVIPAFSFVNQDSNEITEATVKNKIYLVDFFFTSCPTICPKVKKNMKKVYEVYKDRPDFLILSHSIDTKYDTVGRLAWYANKFHINSNTWHLLTGNKEDIYKMSYQYYITALEAEDAPGGFDHSGAVALLDRKRRIRGMYDGTDPDRMDELIRDIQLLMDKE